A region of Sugiyamaella lignohabitans strain CBS 10342 chromosome A, complete sequence DNA encodes the following proteins:
- the PRC1 gene encoding carboxypeptidase C PRC1 (Vacuolar carboxypeptidase Y (proteinase C, CPY); broad-specificity C-terminal exopeptidase involved in non-specific protein degradation in the vacuole; member of the serine carboxypeptidase family; GO_component: GO:0005737 - cytoplasm [Evidence IDA] [PMID 11914276]; GO_component: GO:0005783 - endoplasmic reticulum [Evidence IDA] [PMID 11914276]; GO_component: GO:0000324 - fungal-type vacuole [Evidence IDA] [PMID 14562095]; GO_component: GO:0000324 - fungal-type vacuole [Evidence IDA] [PMID 23708375]; GO_component: GO:0005773 - vacuole [Evidence IEA,IEA,IEA]; GO_function: GO:0004180 - carboxypeptidase activity [Evidence IEA]; GO_function: GO:0016787 - hydrolase activity [Evidence IEA]; GO_function: GO:0008233 - peptidase activity [Evidence IEA]; GO_function: GO:0004185 - serine-type carboxypeptidase activity [Evidence IEA]; GO_function: GO:0004185 - serine-type carboxypeptidase activity [Evidence IDA,IMP] [PMID 8679540]; GO_process: GO:0046938 - phytochelatin biosynthetic process [Evidence IDA,IMP] [PMID 17408619]; GO_process: GO:0006508 - proteolysis [Evidence IEA,IEA]; GO_process: GO:0007039 - vacuolar protein catabolic process [Evidence TAS] [PMID 8789256]): protein MACGQGGYQAVLSNSVCSAMKSEIPSCLSSISQCYSSNSQLQCVQATNQCNEDEYEPLAETGLNVYDLRTQCQGELCYAGLNDVSTYLNQASVKQALGANPQITFQDCNDDINEAFSTAGDYIHSFAPDVAQILEANIPILIYAGDKDFICNWLGCRAWTRALEWPGQSEYNNASSVPWMSGQTHAGDVTNYQHFTFLRIYNAGHMVPHDQPQAALTMLNQWLQGDYSLQG from the coding sequence ATGGCCTGTGGCCAAGGAGGATACCAGGCAGTTTTGAGTAACTCTGTCTGTAGTGCAATGAAGAGCGAAATACCATCATGTTTGAGCTCTATCTCGCAATGCTATTCCAGTAATAGCCAACTACAATGTGTACAAGCTACAAACCAATGTAATGAAGACGAGTACGAACCATTGGCAGAAACCGGATTGAACGTTTATGATCTCAGAACCCAGTGTCAAGGAGAGCTCTGTTATGCTGGACTAAATGACGTATCGACCTATTTGAACCAAGCCAGCGTTAAACAAGCATTGGGGGCCAACCCTCAAATTACGTTCCAGGATTGTAAcgatgatatcaatgaagcATTCTCAACAGCCGGTGATTATATCCACTCATTTGCACCAGATGTTGCACAGATTCTGGAAGCCAACATCCCCATACTCATCTACGCTGGAGACAAAGATTTCATTTGTAACTGGCTCGGATGTCGAGCCTGGACGAGAGCACTAGAATGGCCAGGCCAAAGCGAGTACAACAATGCTTCATCAGTTCCCTGGATGTCAGGTCAAACTCACGCTGGAGACGTTACCAATTACCAACATTTCACTTTCCTGAGAATCTACAACGCCGGTCATATGGTACCCCATGACCAGCCCCAAGCTGCACTCACAATGCTTAACCAGTGGCTACAAGGAGATTACAGTCTCCAAGGATAA
- a CDS encoding carboxypeptidase C (Putative serine type carboxypeptidase; role in phytochelatin synthesis; green fluorescent protein (GFP)-fusion protein localizes to the vacuole; expression induced by nitrogen limitation in a GLN3, GAT1-independent manner; GO_component: GO:0000324 - fungal-type vacuole [Evidence IDA] [PMID 14562095]; GO_function: GO:0004180 - carboxypeptidase activity [Evidence IEA]; GO_function: GO:0016787 - hydrolase activity [Evidence IEA]; GO_function: GO:0008233 - peptidase activity [Evidence IEA]; GO_function: GO:0017171 - serine hydrolase activity [Evidence IDA,ISM] [PMID 14645503]; GO_function: GO:0004185 - serine-type carboxypeptidase activity [Evidence IEA]; GO_function: GO:0004185 - serine-type carboxypeptidase activity [Evidence ISA] [PMID 17408619]; GO_process: GO:0046938 - phytochelatin biosynthetic process [Evidence IGI] [PMID 17408619]; GO_process: GO:0006508 - proteolysis [Evidence IEA,IEA]): MKTSVLISFIVCCTLSQALLNKPLLWKLNSKVIDANPVKLVARQNNPFAALIQGINNFFSGLGFGGSSSSSSSSSNGSSTTSGSDYSTVPAGNPASLGVDSVKQYSGYINVGPSNEDHMFYWFFESRNKPQTDPVVLWLTGGPGCSSLEALFFENGPCKLTNV; the protein is encoded by the coding sequence atgaagacaaGCGTGCTGATATCGTTTATAGTCTGTTGTACGCTTTCGCAAGCTCTTCTGAACAAGCCATTGTTATGGAAGTTGAACTCTAAGGTGATCGATGCCAATCCGGTTAAACTAGTTGCTCGTCAAAACAATCCGTTTGCAGCGCTTATCCAGGGAATTAACAACTTCTTTAGCGGACTGGGGTTCGgtggtagcagtagtagctcttctagtagcagcaatggTTCAAGCACAACGTCGGGATCGGACTACTCGACAGTACCAGCTGGTAACCCCGCATCGCTCGGTGTAGATAGTGTCAAGCAATATTCTGGGTATATTAATGTTGGACCTAGCAATGAAGACCATATGTTTTACTGGTTTTTCGAATCGCGAAACAAACCTCAAACAGATCCCGTGGTGCTATGGTTAACAGGTGGGCCAGGTTGCTCGTCATTGGAAGCATTGTTCTTCGAAAATGGACCTTGTAAGTTGACAAATGTTTAA
- the CMR1 gene encoding Cmr1p (DNA-binding protein with preference for UV-damaged DNA; protein sequence contains three WD domains (WD-40 repeat); green fluorescent protein (GFP)-fusion protein localizes to the cytoplasm and nucleus; potential regulatory target of Mbp1p, which binds to the promoter region; co-localizes with Hos2p in nuclear foci in response to DNA damage by MMS; GO_component: GO:0005737 - cytoplasm [Evidence IEA,IEA]; GO_component: GO:0005737 - cytoplasm [Evidence IDA] [PMID 14562095]; GO_component: GO:0005737 - cytoplasm [Evidence IDA] [PMID 22367945]; GO_component: GO:0005737 - cytoplasm [Evidence IDA] [PMID 22842922]; GO_component: GO:0000790 - nuclear chromatin [Evidence IDA] [PMID 22367945]; GO_component: GO:0005634 - nucleus [Evidence IEA,IEA]; GO_component: GO:0005634 - nucleus [Evidence IDA] [PMID 14562095]; GO_component: GO:0005634 - nucleus [Evidence IDA] [PMID 22842922]; GO_function: GO:0003677 - DNA binding [Evidence IDA] [PMID 22367945]; GO_process: GO:0008150 - biological_process [Evidence ND]): protein MFSDVRQKSAKTARSSSNSSSRTRRAPRVKQEVDLGPRRKSRRLEGKKAEFDIERETAERLLVIEKQAAQEDKARKEGELKLADVIKNGEWDQALGLLSSLGKVSQGDYFEKIKKEEEQEENDGGTRDSDNSGLSSGKKKELVSARKELSNLSLHTKISPNDIKVTSERIFSVAFHPSETKRIVLAGDKMGELGLWDIDSTNKIKDEGDYEYETPNILSFKVHTRAIATILMPQFAPDKAYTASYDGSVRCLDLGSGTSTEAFVYDSDPRNPVGVSDCAMPDANTLYYTTLEGEFGIHDLRENQRKPKSQLLRLHDKKIGGFSFNPNAIHQIATGSLDRTLKVWDLRATSVIAESEDNEKAPHMYGEYQSRLSISATDWNSAGQIVCNGYDDTINVFDLSTSKSWTKSETHDIVPSVRLKHNCQTGRWVSILKSRWQPRPADSVQKFVIANMKRYLDIYSADGQQLAHLGHELMSAVPAVVQFHPSQNWLVGGSASGKLYLWE from the coding sequence ATGTTTTCGGACGTGCGACAGAAGTCGGCGAAGACcgccagaagcagcagcaacagcagcagcaggaccaGAAGGGCTCCTCGAGTTAAACAGGAGGTGGATCTGGGGCCACGACGAAAGTCTCGGCGTTTGGAAGGCAAAAAAGCCGAGTTCGATATCGAACGAGAGACGGCCGAAAGATTGCTGGTTATCGAGAAACAGGCTGCTCAGGAAGACAAGGCTCGAAAAGAGGGCGAACTCAAACTGGCTGATGTGATCAAGAATGGCGAGTGGGACCAGGCTCTGGGACTGCTTTCGTCTTTGGGAAAAGTGTCTCAGGGTGATTATTTcgagaagatcaagaaagaagaagaacaagaagaaaatgatggtGGTACACGAGACAGCGACAATAGCGGTTTAAGTTCAGgtaaaaagaaagaattgGTATCTGCTCGCAAAGAACTGTCGAACCTGTCTCTTCATACGAAAATCAGTCCAAATGATATCAAAGTCACGTCGGAACGGATATTCAGTGTGGCATTCCATCCCTCAGAAACCAAGAGAATTGTTCTTGCGGGTGATAAAATGGGCGAGTTGGGTTTATGGGATATCGATTCTaccaataaaatcaaagatGAAGGTGATTATGAATATGAAACACCCAATATTCTATCGTTTAAGGTACACACACGGGCCATTGCCACGATTCTGATGCCTCAATTTGCACCGGACAAGGCATATACAGCATCATATGACGGATCAGTACGATGTTTAGACCTGGGCTCAGGAACTTCTACAGAAGCATTTGTATATGATAGTGATCCCAGAAACCCGGTAGGAGTGAGCGACTGTGCAATGCCAGATGCCAACACGCTATATTATACGACATTAGAAGGAGAGTTTGGGATTCATGATCTTCGAGAGAACCAACGCAAACCTAAATCACAGTTGTTGAGATTACATGATAAGAAAATTGGTGGGTTCTCGTTTAATCCGAATGCTATTCATCAAATAGCCACTGGATCGTTAGACAGGACGTTAAAAGTATGGGATCTTCGAGCCACGTCCGTAATTGCCGAGTCCGAGGATAATGAAAAGGCACCTCACATGTATGGCGAGTATCAGAGCCGACTGAGTATCAGTGCGACCGACTGGAATTCAGCAGGACAGATTGTGTGTAACGGGTACGACGATACCATTAACGTGTTTGATCTTTCAACGAGCAAGTCATGGACCAAGTCCGAAACTCACGACATTGTGCCCTCAGTTCGACTCAAACACAACTGTCAAACCGGACGCTGGGTGTCGATTCTGAAATCCCGCTGGCAACCACGACCTGCCGACTCTGTCCAGAAATTCGTCATCGCCAACATGAAACGGTACCTCGACATTTACTCTGCCGACGGCCAGCAACTGGCCCATCTCGGCCACGAACTCATGTCCGCCGTCCCCGCCGTCGTCCAGTTCCACCCCTCCCAAAACTGGCTCGTCGGCGGCTCCGCCAGCGGCAAACTGTACTTATGGGAATGA
- the STE7 gene encoding mitogen-activated protein kinase kinase STE7, which yields MSGSAEFTRQKLSLGDDSDTSSRASIQVGIGNGSSIVNNGLGSGSGSGSNTLDTDLGAGTVPAAVTTAAGATATTAVSAIADIVSTAPAAADSRPVTDNFASPIDTASSVFGAGISTGVGSVGGIAIALPDSQDSVHSPVRSTISSASSSPLTANTADTATASPNSSFNSVNSSSVDDVPRILPVKTLKRKNFKALSLPVSSPGSGNINTNGLGNGLGNGVGNGNGNGNGTSNDFMSAGSNGGHVPSLLAPSTAASARQSTQRVAPVPLGSINGNNNSNNNNGNPNNSNSSINNNSNSINNFNNNSNNSNSNDNINSNISSNSSNNGSNGSYDTSYGASGPVDSSINNYSSNSIGVSTYTGGGNIVTQLASLELGVEFKLDLREEDFENITDLGHGNGGTVSKVVHVPTKTVMAKKVIHLETKPAVRKQIARELHIMHECESDYIVGYYGGFVTESSVIICMEYMDCGSLDRISKLKGSINEGIISKITYAVVQGLTYLYDEHRIVHRDVKPSNVLVNSRGQVKLCDFGVSGELINSLAETFVGTSTYMSPERIQGAAYSVKGDVWSLGLTVLELAIGKFPFSSNNGGNPGSILDLLQRIVNEDPPALPDNGQFSPQFRKFVDKCLYKEPQRPTPHELLDHDAFILTAKHSAISVENWACDLCID from the coding sequence ATGTCAGGTTCTGCTGAGTTCACAAGACAGAAGTTGTCCCTCGGGGACGACAGTGATACCAGCTCACGAGCCTCTATTCAGGTCGGTATTGGTAATGGCAGTTCTATTGTTAATAATGGACTTGGATCcggttctggttctggttctaaTACACTGGATACAGATTTAGGTGCTGGAACTGTTCCAGCTGCTGTAACTaccgctgctggtgccactGCTACCACAGCAGTTTCTGccattgctgatattgtaAGCActgcacctgctgctgctgacagtCGACCTGTGACTGACAATTTTGCAAGTCCAATTGATACTGCCAGTTCAGTATTTGGTGCTGGGATTAGTACTGGTGTTGGATCAGTCGGTGGTATCGCTATTGCTCTTCCAGATAGTCAAGACTCGGTTCATAGTCCGGTTCGCAGCACAATTTCCAGTGCTAGTTCCAGTCCGTTGACTGCTAACACTGCTGATACTGCTACAGCCAGTCCAAATAGCTCGTTTAATTCTGTCAATTCGTCTTCTGTTGACGATGTGCCAAGAATACTTCCTGTAAAGACgctgaagaggaagaattTCAAGGCTCTTTCCTTGCCAGTATCATCTCCAGGATCTGGAAACATCAACACAAATGGACTTGGCAATGGACTTGGCAATGGAGTAGGTAATGGCAAcggcaatggcaatggtACGTCGAATGATTTTATGTCAGCAGGCTCCAATGGCGGTCATGTTCCTAGTCTGCTGGCCCCTTCAACGGCTGCTAGTGCCAGACAATCAACCCAGAGAGTTGCACCAGTACCTCTGGGCAGCATCAATGGaaacaataacagcaataacaacaacgGTAACCcaaataatagtaatagtagcatcaacaataacagcaatagcatcaacaacttcaataataatagtaacaacagcaactcTAACGATAATATCAAtagcaatatcagcagtaatagcagcaacaacggTAGCAACGGTTCTTATGACACATCATATGGAGCCAGCGGTCCTGTGGACTCATCTATAAATAACTATTCCAGTAACAGCATTGGTGTTTCGACTTACACAGGAGGCGGTAACATTGTGACCCAGCTTGCATCTCTTGAACTGGGAGTCGAGTTCAAATTGGATCttcgagaagaagatttcGAAAACATCACAGATCTCGGCCATGGAAATGGAGGCACTGTCAGCAAAGTAGTGCATGTGCCTACAAAAACAGTCATGGCTAAGAAGGTCATTCATCTGGAAACTAAACCCGCTGTTCGTAAACAGATTGCTCGCGAGCTTCATATTATGCACGAATGCGAGTCCGACTACATTGTCGGATACTATGGCGGGTTTGTCACTGAAAGTAGTGTCATTATTTGCATGGAATACATGGACTGTGGTTCTCTAGACCGCATCTCCAAACTTAAAGGGTCTATCAATGAAGGAATCATATCCAAGATTACCTACGCTGTTGTCCAAGGGTTGACTTATTTGTACGACGAGCACCGGATTGTTCACCGAGACGTCAAACCATCGAATGTACTCGTCAACTCACGAGGCCAGGTCAAATTATGCGATTTCGGTGTATCTGGCGAGCTTATTAACTCGCTTGCCGAAACTTTTGTAGGAACCTCGACGTACATGTCACCAGAACGCATCCAAGGAGCAGCATACTCTGTCAAAGGCGATGTATGGTCGCTTGGACTGACCGTTCTCGAGCTGGCAATTGGTAAATTCCCGTTCTCATCTAACAATGGAGGTAACCCTGGCAGTATTCTCGATCTTCTACAACGCATTGTCAACGAAGACCCACCTGCACTTCCCGACAACGGCCAATTTAGTCCCCAGTTCCGCAAATTCGTCGACAAATGTCTCTACAAAGAGCCTCAACGCCCCACCCCCCACGAACTCCTCGACCACGACGCATTCATCCTCACCGCCAAACACTCGGCCATCTCCGTCGAAAACTGGGCCTGCGACCTCTGTATCGACTAA